One Kribbella sp. NBC_00662 genomic region harbors:
- a CDS encoding zinc-dependent alcohol dehydrogenase family protein, translated as MRATVIHAPFDVRLEELPDPKIEGPGDAVVKVVASCICGSDLWPYRGEPPVKEPRPIGHEFVGIVQEVGSDVRTVKAGDFVVAPFVVSDGTCPHCLAGYQTACQNMVGYGGGKADGGQGEYVRLPYADGTLVATPEVPDDALVPSLLTLSDVMGTGWHAARSARVKAGDTVVVVGDGAVGLCGVLAASRMGAERVVALSRHEPRQKLAREFGATDIISERGDAARDAVLELTKGVGADAVLECVGTAQSMTTAFDVARPGSTVGFVGVPHDVELPIGTMFRRNIGLAGGAAPCRAYLPDLMTEVLAGEINPGKVFDSELPLADVAEGYVAMHERRAIKVLLRP; from the coding sequence ATGCGTGCCACAGTGATCCATGCGCCGTTCGACGTACGGCTGGAAGAGCTTCCGGACCCGAAGATCGAGGGGCCGGGCGATGCGGTGGTCAAGGTTGTTGCCTCATGCATCTGTGGGTCGGACCTCTGGCCGTACCGTGGTGAGCCGCCGGTCAAGGAGCCGCGGCCGATCGGGCACGAGTTCGTCGGCATCGTCCAGGAGGTCGGCTCGGACGTCCGGACTGTGAAGGCGGGCGATTTCGTCGTCGCGCCGTTCGTGGTGAGCGACGGGACCTGCCCGCACTGCCTGGCCGGTTACCAGACCGCCTGCCAGAACATGGTCGGCTACGGCGGCGGCAAGGCTGACGGCGGCCAGGGTGAGTACGTGCGGCTCCCGTACGCCGACGGCACGCTCGTCGCGACCCCTGAGGTGCCCGACGACGCGCTCGTACCGTCACTGCTCACGCTGTCCGACGTGATGGGCACCGGCTGGCACGCGGCGCGATCCGCGCGGGTGAAGGCCGGCGACACGGTAGTTGTCGTGGGCGACGGTGCGGTCGGGCTGTGCGGCGTACTCGCGGCTTCCCGGATGGGCGCGGAGCGGGTCGTTGCCTTGTCGCGGCATGAGCCCCGTCAGAAGCTGGCCAGGGAATTCGGTGCCACGGACATCATTTCCGAACGCGGCGACGCGGCGCGGGACGCCGTACTCGAACTGACCAAGGGCGTCGGGGCCGACGCGGTGCTGGAGTGCGTCGGCACCGCGCAGTCGATGACGACCGCGTTCGACGTCGCCCGGCCCGGGTCGACGGTCGGCTTCGTGGGCGTGCCGCACGACGTCGAGCTACCGATCGGCACGATGTTCAGGCGCAACATCGGGCTTGCCGGCGGCGCCGCACCGTGCCGGGCGTACCTGCCGGACCTGATGACCGAGGTGCTGGCCGGGGAGATCAACCCGGGCAAGGTGTTCGACTCGGAGCTCCCGTTGGCCGACGTCGCGGAGGGCTACGTCGCCATGCACGAGCGGCGTGCGATCAAGGTGCTCCTGCGGCCCTGA
- a CDS encoding TetR/AcrR family transcriptional regulator, with protein MVVKKSLTPAAVVEVALGIVDEHGLEGLTLAAVAQRCEVATPSLYKHVASLAELKALVGVRVLDDMTDRFTAAVLGRGGDEAVTALMHAYRAYVTANPKRYSAMPMDPLHDPIQKAAGAKQVDVMFATLRGYGLEGPAAVHAARRLRVLVHGFASIESAGGFGLPEDLDGTYDQLIQMYLASLRNES; from the coding sequence ATGGTTGTTAAGAAGTCGTTGACGCCCGCCGCCGTGGTCGAGGTGGCGCTCGGCATCGTGGACGAGCACGGGCTGGAAGGCCTGACGCTCGCCGCCGTGGCGCAGCGCTGCGAGGTGGCCACGCCGTCGCTGTACAAGCACGTGGCGAGCCTCGCCGAGCTGAAAGCGCTCGTCGGGGTTCGGGTGCTGGACGACATGACGGACCGGTTCACCGCGGCCGTTCTGGGCCGTGGCGGCGACGAGGCGGTGACCGCGCTGATGCACGCCTACCGCGCCTACGTCACCGCCAACCCGAAGCGGTACTCCGCGATGCCGATGGATCCGCTGCACGACCCGATCCAGAAGGCGGCCGGTGCGAAACAGGTCGACGTCATGTTCGCGACGCTGCGCGGCTACGGGCTGGAGGGTCCGGCCGCGGTCCACGCGGCCCGCCGGCTGCGGGTGCTCGTCCACGGCTTCGCCTCCATCGAGTCGGCCGGCGGCTTCGGCCTGCCCGAAGACCTCGACGGCACCTACGACCAGCTCATCCAGATGTATCTCGCCAGCCTGAGGAACGAATCATGA
- a CDS encoding flavin reductase family protein: MTIHGDHPFLPPESERSPVRRFRGRLPSPVGLWTTAYAGKRAGLTVSSMMVADGEPGYVIGLIDPVSDLWETLREARTAVVSLLGEPHRQLADAFGYVAPAPGGPFRLIDWTDTAWGPAPVGVSTWAGCTLVDQDPPEVGWGLQVQLEIVHVELGADDVPALVHRRGRYGTI; encoded by the coding sequence GTGACCATTCACGGCGACCACCCGTTCCTCCCGCCCGAGTCCGAGCGGAGTCCGGTACGGCGGTTCCGCGGGCGGCTGCCGTCCCCGGTCGGGCTCTGGACGACGGCGTACGCCGGGAAGCGGGCCGGGCTCACGGTGTCGTCGATGATGGTCGCGGACGGTGAGCCCGGGTACGTGATCGGGCTGATCGACCCGGTCTCGGACCTGTGGGAAACGTTGCGCGAGGCAAGGACCGCGGTGGTGTCGCTGCTCGGCGAGCCACACCGGCAGCTCGCCGACGCCTTCGGGTACGTTGCGCCGGCCCCGGGCGGGCCGTTCCGGTTGATCGACTGGACGGACACCGCCTGGGGGCCTGCCCCGGTCGGGGTCAGCACCTGGGCCGGCTGCACGCTGGTCGACCAGGACCCGCCTGAGGTCGGCTGGGGCCTGCAGGTGCAGCTGGAGATCGTCCACGTCGAGCTCGGCGCGGACGACGTACCAGCTCTGGTCCACCGGCGCGGACGCTACGGGACGATCTGA
- a CDS encoding serine hydrolase domain-containing protein translates to MTESLTEALAYYDSWLAFNQRYQRVPGIQVAVYAGDAIAFSAAYGFADVENGVPLTEQHLFRIASHSKTFTATAVLQLVEQGRLRLDDKAEQHVTEIVGTPLGQRTVRELLAHAGGVTRDGLDADWWQLSTSFPDRDELLEVLRLESSAVISENDRFKYSNIGYGLLGLVIEAASGAPYNAYVQTAIVDKLGLAGLGPELDPARLSEYAAGYSALAYADTRVPIEHVDTRALASATGFFGNARDLVTYFSAHLPGDDRLLTDKSKREMQHPLWITGSDDKARYGLGLSVTKVGDVDVFGHGGGYPGHITRTLVDPERRLVVSALTNAIDGPAAQLAEGLLRLLNLADSQDRVEEAGLGRFTGRFANLWGITDFVLLGGRLYATDPTGPNPADEPQELEVDGDTLRVTGGNGYGSYGESYRFTFDANGAVESVRGSSGLSLRPIDEFTLPERVTVTR, encoded by the coding sequence GTGACTGAAAGCTTGACCGAGGCACTCGCTTACTACGACAGCTGGCTGGCGTTCAACCAGCGCTATCAGCGGGTGCCCGGCATCCAGGTCGCGGTGTACGCCGGGGACGCGATCGCGTTCTCGGCGGCGTACGGGTTCGCGGACGTGGAGAACGGCGTACCGCTCACCGAGCAGCATCTGTTCCGGATCGCCTCGCATTCGAAGACGTTCACCGCGACGGCCGTGCTCCAACTGGTGGAGCAGGGCCGGCTGCGGCTGGACGACAAGGCGGAGCAGCACGTCACCGAGATCGTCGGCACGCCGCTCGGTCAGCGGACCGTCCGCGAGCTGCTGGCACACGCCGGCGGTGTCACCCGGGACGGTCTCGACGCGGACTGGTGGCAGCTGTCGACCAGCTTCCCGGACCGCGACGAGCTGCTCGAGGTACTCCGGCTCGAGTCGTCGGCGGTCATCTCCGAGAACGACCGCTTCAAGTACTCGAACATCGGCTACGGCCTGCTCGGTCTCGTCATCGAGGCGGCATCGGGTGCGCCGTACAACGCCTATGTGCAGACCGCGATCGTGGACAAGCTCGGGCTGGCCGGGCTCGGTCCGGAGCTCGATCCGGCCCGGCTGTCGGAGTACGCCGCGGGGTACAGCGCGCTGGCGTACGCCGACACGCGCGTGCCGATCGAGCATGTCGACACCCGGGCGCTGGCCTCCGCGACCGGGTTCTTCGGCAACGCGCGCGACCTCGTCACGTACTTCTCCGCGCACCTGCCCGGCGACGACCGGTTGCTCACCGACAAATCGAAGCGCGAGATGCAGCATCCGCTGTGGATCACCGGCTCCGACGACAAGGCGCGGTACGGCCTCGGTCTCTCGGTGACGAAGGTCGGTGACGTGGACGTCTTCGGCCACGGCGGCGGGTACCCGGGCCACATCACCCGGACCCTCGTCGACCCCGAACGCCGACTGGTCGTGTCCGCGCTGACGAACGCGATCGACGGTCCCGCGGCGCAGCTCGCGGAGGGCCTGCTGCGGCTCCTCAACCTGGCCGACTCGCAGGACCGCGTGGAGGAAGCGGGGCTCGGTCGGTTCACCGGCCGGTTCGCGAACCTCTGGGGCATCACCGACTTCGTCCTGCTCGGCGGCCGGCTGTACGCGACCGACCCCACCGGGCCGAACCCCGCCGACGAGCCCCAGGAGCTCGAGGTGGACGGCGACACGCTGCGGGTCACCGGCGGCAACGGCTACGGCTCGTACGGCGAGTCGTACCGCTTCACCTTCGACGCGAACGGCGCCGTCGAGTCGGTCCGCGGGTCGAGCGGCCTGAGCCTGCGCCCGATCGACGAGTTCACCCTCCCGGAGCGCGTTACCGTGACCAGGTGA
- a CDS encoding glycosyltransferase family 2 protein translates to MHKKAGGLNQALSILLEVLTPADRILVMDADGVLAPRFVETALRELADESVGAVGGIFWGEPGHGLVGELQRNEYARYARDIDRKNGRAMVLTGTATLHRVDVLTRVAAARGRDLPGPAGLVYDTTALTEDNEITLAIKSLGFRCVSPADCWVVTEVMPGWRDLWRQRLRWQRGAIENLRAYGLNRVTLPYAAQQAGMGVGLIAMWSFVLLTILTAGNGLRVQPLWLAVGLIFVAERVVTVRRRGARPMLLAALMVVEWAYDLFLQCVLLRAVWDSVRRAEARWHHVTSFNPLITRKSHVRTPKFDLARRNHVGRHRRGNKHPGPDGGRVRTPVRRTRGAEVAAEASLS, encoded by the coding sequence GTGCACAAGAAGGCGGGCGGCCTCAACCAGGCGCTGTCGATCCTGCTGGAGGTCCTGACACCGGCCGACCGCATCCTGGTGATGGACGCGGACGGCGTACTTGCGCCGCGGTTCGTCGAGACCGCTCTGCGCGAGCTGGCCGACGAGTCGGTCGGAGCGGTCGGCGGCATCTTCTGGGGTGAACCCGGCCACGGGTTGGTCGGTGAGCTGCAACGCAACGAGTACGCGCGGTACGCACGCGACATCGATCGGAAGAACGGTCGCGCGATGGTGCTGACCGGTACGGCGACGCTGCATCGCGTCGACGTACTCACCCGCGTCGCCGCCGCGCGTGGCCGCGACCTGCCGGGTCCGGCCGGCCTGGTGTACGACACCACCGCGCTGACCGAGGACAACGAGATCACCCTCGCGATCAAATCGCTCGGGTTCCGCTGCGTGTCCCCGGCGGACTGCTGGGTGGTCACCGAGGTGATGCCGGGCTGGCGTGACCTCTGGCGTCAGCGTCTCCGCTGGCAGCGTGGAGCCATCGAGAACCTGCGGGCCTACGGCCTCAACCGGGTCACGCTTCCGTACGCCGCCCAGCAGGCAGGCATGGGCGTCGGGCTGATCGCCATGTGGTCGTTCGTCCTGCTGACGATCCTGACCGCCGGCAACGGTCTGCGCGTCCAGCCGTTGTGGCTCGCGGTCGGGCTGATCTTCGTCGCCGAACGCGTCGTGACGGTCCGCCGTCGCGGCGCCCGGCCCATGCTGCTCGCCGCCCTGATGGTCGTCGAGTGGGCCTATGACCTGTTCCTCCAATGCGTTCTGCTGCGCGCGGTCTGGGATTCGGTACGCCGGGCCGAGGCCCGCTGGCATCACGTCACTTCATTCAATCCACTGATCACAAGGAAGTCTCATGTACGGACACCAAAGTTTGACCTTGCCCGCCGGAACCACGTTGGCCGCCACCGGCGCGGCAACAAACACCCTGGCCCTGATGGTGGCCGGGTTCGCACTCCTGTTCGCCGGACTCGCGGTGCTGAAGTTGCTGCCGAAGCGTCGTTGAGCTGA
- a CDS encoding glycosyltransferase gives MELGTGRHAQVVVLVPAHNEEAALPAALNSLWQQTRRPDRVIVVADNCTDGTVALATGPARRSSRPSATCTRRRAASTRRCRSCWRS, from the coding sequence GTGGAACTGGGGACGGGCAGACATGCCCAAGTAGTGGTGCTGGTGCCTGCGCACAACGAGGAGGCGGCCCTGCCGGCCGCATTGAACTCGCTGTGGCAGCAGACCCGGCGACCGGACCGCGTGATCGTGGTCGCGGACAACTGCACGGACGGGACCGTCGCGCTGGCCACGGGGCCGGCGCGGAGGTCTTCGAGACCGTCGGCAACGTGCACAAGAAGGCGGGCGGCCTCAACCAGGCGCTGTCGATCCTGCTGGAGGTCCTGA
- the paaN gene encoding phenylacetic acid degradation protein PaaN, producing MTTDLLSTHRERLDGALAAIHSRGYHSAFPESPSPRVYGETAAADGKAAFEAHLAKTYDLEIPGARGTVVTEQSPFGIPMDVSYPRVVEEGLDELLTAAQQGLADWRRAGIDGRTGVVLEILDRLHKRVFELANAVQHTSGQAFVMAFQAGGAHALDRALEAVAYAYEEMNRYPATATWEKPAKGDPIRMEKTFTVTGRGVALVIGCNTFPTWNSWPGLFASLVTGNAVVVKPHPLAVLPLAITVDVCREVLGEAGFDPNLVTLATERAGDGLAKPLAQRPEVKLIDFTGGSEFGEWLEQNATQATVFTEKAGVNAVIIDSTDSFKALCNNLAFTLSLYSGQMCTTTQNLFIPAGGIETDEGHKSFDEVGQGIATAISKLLGDDARAVEILGGIVNQAVISRLELAPEYGDVVLESRAIEHPAFPDAVVRTPLLVAIDADDAEVYGRECFGPVSFLVKTADTAQSIDLFRKTVTEDGAMTAGIYSTDTKVLDEARDAALDAGVALSENLTGAVFVNQSAAFSDFHGTGANPAANATYTDGAYVASRFRVIQSRRHVA from the coding sequence ATGACGACCGACCTGCTCTCCACCCATCGCGAGCGCCTGGACGGCGCACTGGCGGCGATCCACAGCCGCGGCTACCACTCCGCGTTCCCCGAGTCCCCGAGCCCTCGCGTGTACGGCGAGACCGCGGCGGCCGACGGCAAGGCGGCGTTCGAGGCGCATCTGGCGAAGACCTATGACCTCGAGATCCCCGGTGCGCGCGGAACGGTCGTCACCGAGCAGTCGCCGTTCGGGATCCCGATGGACGTCTCGTACCCGCGGGTGGTCGAGGAAGGCCTGGACGAGCTGCTGACCGCGGCCCAGCAGGGCCTCGCGGACTGGCGCCGGGCCGGGATCGACGGGCGGACCGGCGTCGTGCTGGAGATTCTCGACCGGCTGCACAAGCGGGTGTTCGAGTTGGCCAACGCGGTCCAGCACACCAGCGGTCAGGCGTTCGTGATGGCGTTCCAGGCCGGCGGTGCGCACGCGCTCGACCGGGCGCTCGAGGCCGTCGCGTACGCGTACGAGGAGATGAACCGCTACCCGGCGACCGCGACCTGGGAGAAGCCGGCCAAGGGCGACCCGATCCGGATGGAGAAGACGTTCACCGTCACCGGCCGCGGCGTCGCGCTGGTGATCGGCTGCAACACGTTCCCGACCTGGAACTCCTGGCCTGGTCTGTTCGCCTCGCTCGTCACCGGCAACGCGGTCGTCGTGAAGCCCCACCCGCTGGCCGTTCTGCCACTGGCGATCACCGTCGACGTGTGCCGCGAGGTGCTCGGCGAGGCCGGCTTCGACCCGAACCTGGTCACCCTGGCCACCGAGCGGGCCGGCGACGGCCTGGCCAAGCCGCTGGCGCAGCGCCCCGAGGTGAAGCTGATCGACTTCACCGGCGGCAGCGAGTTCGGCGAGTGGCTCGAGCAGAACGCGACCCAGGCGACCGTCTTCACCGAGAAGGCCGGCGTCAACGCGGTCATCATCGACTCGACCGACTCCTTCAAGGCGCTCTGCAACAACCTCGCCTTCACCCTGAGCCTGTACTCCGGCCAGATGTGCACCACCACCCAGAACCTGTTCATCCCCGCCGGGGGGATCGAGACCGACGAGGGCCACAAGTCCTTCGACGAGGTCGGCCAGGGCATCGCGACCGCGATCAGCAAGCTGCTCGGTGACGACGCCCGTGCGGTCGAGATCCTCGGCGGCATCGTGAACCAGGCCGTGATCAGCCGCCTCGAGCTCGCTCCGGAGTACGGCGACGTGGTGCTGGAGTCCCGCGCGATCGAGCACCCGGCCTTCCCGGACGCCGTCGTACGGACGCCGCTGCTCGTCGCGATCGACGCCGACGATGCCGAGGTGTACGGGCGGGAGTGCTTCGGCCCGGTGTCGTTCCTGGTCAAGACGGCCGACACCGCCCAGTCGATCGACCTGTTCCGCAAGACGGTCACCGAGGACGGCGCGATGACCGCCGGCATCTACTCGACCGACACCAAGGTCCTCGACGAGGCTCGCGATGCGGCCCTCGACGCGGGCGTCGCCCTGTCCGAGAACTTGACCGGCGCAGTCTTCGTCAACCAGTCGGCCGCCTTCAGCGACTTCCACGGCACCGGAGCGAATCCGGCCGCCAACGCGACGTACACCGATGGTGCGTACGTCGCGAGCCGCTTCCGCGTGATCCAATCGCGCCGACACGTTGCGTGA
- the paaI gene encoding hydroxyphenylacetyl-CoA thioesterase PaaI: MDLAAKVAAAMWAEDTASAGLGMRLVAVGEGTARLEMTVRDDMVNGHGIAHGGFVFSLADSAFAFACNSRNQVTVAQACDIVFVAPARTGDLLVAEAAERTTFGRNAIYDVTVTRGDEVIAEFRGRSRQLSGTIVEEQS, encoded by the coding sequence ATGGACTTGGCAGCCAAGGTGGCCGCGGCGATGTGGGCGGAGGACACCGCCAGCGCCGGGCTGGGCATGCGACTGGTGGCGGTCGGCGAGGGTACGGCGCGGCTCGAGATGACGGTGCGCGACGACATGGTCAACGGGCACGGGATCGCGCATGGTGGATTCGTGTTCAGTCTGGCCGACTCGGCGTTCGCGTTCGCCTGCAACTCGCGCAACCAGGTGACGGTCGCGCAGGCCTGCGACATCGTGTTCGTCGCCCCGGCCCGCACCGGTGACCTGCTGGTCGCCGAGGCTGCCGAGCGGACGACGTTCGGCCGGAACGCGATCTACGACGTCACAGTCACCCGCGGCGACGAGGTGATCGCCGAGTTCCGCGGCCGGAGCCGCCAACTGTCGGGAACCATTGTTGAGGAGCAGTCATGA
- the pcaF gene encoding 3-oxoadipyl-CoA thiolase: protein MSREAFLVDGIRTPIGRYGGALSAVRPDDLAANVISSLLNRTALDPTLIDDVILGCANQAGEDNRNVARMAVLLAGLPDSVPGTTINRLCGSGLDAVACAARSIIAGDNDIVVAGGVESMSRAPFVMPKATTAFSRQAEIFDTTIGWRFVNPALKEQYGIDSMPETAENVAAEFSISREDQDLFALRSQQRAAKAQANGRLAEEIVAVDVPGKRGAVTVVDADEHPRETSLEALAGLKTPFRSPGTVTAGNASGVNDGAAALLVMSGEAVERFGMNPLARVVGTAAAGVPPRIMGIGPAPATRKLLDRTGVALSDIDVIELNEAFASQSLAVLRQLGLPDAAEHVNPNGGAIALGHPLGMSGARLALTAALELRHRDARYALATMCIGVGQGIATLLTRP, encoded by the coding sequence ATGAGTCGCGAAGCGTTCCTGGTCGACGGCATCCGGACCCCGATCGGGCGGTACGGCGGCGCGCTGTCCGCCGTACGACCTGATGACCTCGCGGCGAACGTGATCTCGTCACTGCTGAACCGGACCGCGCTCGACCCGACGCTGATCGACGACGTGATCCTCGGCTGCGCGAACCAGGCCGGCGAGGACAACCGGAACGTGGCCCGGATGGCGGTGCTGCTGGCCGGACTGCCGGACTCGGTGCCCGGGACGACGATCAACCGGCTGTGCGGATCGGGGCTGGACGCGGTTGCTTGTGCAGCCCGGTCGATCATTGCCGGAGACAACGACATCGTCGTGGCCGGCGGGGTCGAGTCGATGTCGCGGGCGCCATTTGTGATGCCCAAGGCAACGACTGCGTTCTCGCGGCAGGCGGAGATCTTCGACACCACGATCGGGTGGCGGTTCGTGAACCCGGCGCTGAAGGAGCAGTACGGGATCGACTCGATGCCGGAGACGGCGGAGAACGTCGCGGCGGAGTTCTCGATCTCGCGGGAGGATCAGGACCTGTTCGCGTTGCGGTCGCAGCAGCGGGCCGCGAAGGCGCAGGCGAACGGGCGGTTGGCCGAGGAGATCGTTGCCGTCGACGTGCCGGGCAAGCGTGGGGCGGTCACCGTGGTTGATGCCGACGAGCATCCGCGGGAGACGTCGCTCGAAGCTCTCGCCGGTCTGAAGACGCCGTTCCGATCGCCGGGGACTGTGACGGCCGGGAACGCGTCGGGGGTGAATGACGGGGCCGCCGCGCTGCTCGTGATGAGCGGGGAGGCGGTGGAACGCTTCGGGATGAATCCGTTGGCCCGGGTTGTGGGGACGGCCGCGGCCGGCGTACCGCCTCGGATCATGGGGATCGGGCCGGCGCCCGCGACCCGGAAGCTGCTCGATCGCACCGGGGTCGCGTTGTCGGACATCGACGTGATCGAGTTGAACGAGGCGTTCGCGTCGCAGTCGCTCGCCGTACTGCGGCAGCTCGGCCTCCCTGACGCTGCCGAGCACGTCAACCCGAACGGTGGCGCCATCGCCCTCGGCCATCCGCTGGGGATGTCCGGCGCCCGCCTCGCTCTGACCGCGGCCCTGGAGCTTCGCCACCGCGACGCCCGGTACGCGCTGGCCACCATGTGCATCGGTGTCGGTCAGGGCATCGCGACCCTGCTCACTCGTCCTTAG
- the paaK gene encoding phenylacetate--CoA ligase PaaK, which yields MLGEPCPTELRDAGERLSVDELRSRQLSLLQATVRRAYENVPHYRAALDGVGFKPGDLQSLEDLGRLPFTTKKDLRDNYPFGMFAVPRTEVARVHASSGTTGRPTVVGYTQRDLDNWADLMARSIRAAGGRAGDVCHVAYGYGLFTGGLGAHYGAERLGCTVVPVSGGMTERQVDLIRDFGARIIMVTPSYFLSIVDEMAARGLDPRDTSLRIGIFGAEPWTEAMRAEVEERTGIHAVDIYGLSEVMGPGVAQECVETKDGLHIWEDHFLPEIIDPVTGEVLPDGSEGELVFTTLTKEAFPVLRYRTRDLTRLLPGTARPGMRRMQKITGRTDDMMIVRGVNVFPTQIEEQILLVEGLTPHYLCVLTRPTRLDELTVQVEAAPDLTDYTTAAGNLSRRIKDRVGVTATVEVVPPHTLERSLGKAKRIKDNR from the coding sequence ATGCTCGGTGAGCCTTGCCCGACAGAGTTGCGTGACGCCGGCGAACGGCTCTCCGTCGACGAGCTCCGGTCCCGGCAGTTGTCGTTGCTGCAGGCAACTGTGCGGCGGGCTTACGAGAACGTGCCGCACTATCGGGCCGCGTTGGACGGTGTCGGGTTCAAGCCCGGTGATCTGCAGTCGTTGGAGGATCTGGGCCGGTTGCCGTTCACGACGAAGAAAGATCTGCGCGACAACTATCCGTTCGGGATGTTCGCCGTACCGCGGACCGAGGTGGCGCGGGTGCATGCGTCGTCCGGTACGACGGGTCGGCCGACGGTGGTCGGGTACACGCAGCGCGATCTGGACAACTGGGCCGACCTGATGGCGCGGTCGATCCGCGCTGCCGGCGGGCGTGCGGGCGATGTGTGCCATGTTGCCTACGGCTACGGTCTGTTCACGGGCGGGCTGGGTGCGCATTACGGGGCCGAGCGGCTCGGGTGCACCGTCGTACCCGTCTCCGGTGGGATGACCGAGCGGCAGGTGGATCTGATCCGCGACTTCGGCGCGCGGATCATCATGGTCACGCCGTCGTACTTCCTGTCGATCGTCGACGAGATGGCTGCCCGCGGGCTGGATCCACGCGACACGTCGCTCCGCATCGGCATCTTCGGCGCCGAGCCCTGGACCGAAGCCATGCGCGCCGAGGTCGAGGAACGCACCGGGATCCACGCGGTCGACATCTACGGTCTGTCCGAGGTGATGGGCCCGGGCGTCGCGCAGGAATGCGTGGAGACCAAGGACGGCCTGCACATCTGGGAGGACCACTTCCTCCCCGAGATCATCGACCCGGTCACCGGCGAGGTCCTCCCCGACGGCTCCGAAGGCGAACTGGTCTTCACCACCCTGACCAAGGAAGCCTTCCCCGTACTCCGCTACCGCACCCGCGACCTCACCCGCCTACTCCCCGGCACCGCCCGCCCGGGCATGCGCCGCATGCAGAAGATCACCGGCCGCACCGACGACATGATGATCGTCCGCGGAGTCAACGTCTTCCCCACCCAGATAGAAGAACAAATCCTGCTGGTAGAAGGCCTGACCCCCCACTACCTCTGCGTCCTAACCCGCCCCACCCGCCTCGACGAACTAACCGTCCAGGTAGAAGCCGCCCCCGACCTGACCGACTACACCACCGCCGCCGGGAACCTGTCCCGCCGCATCAAGGACCGAGTAGGCGTCACCGCCACCGTAGAAGTCGTCCCTCCCCACACTCTGGAACGCTCCCTAGGCAAAGCCAAACGAATCAAAGACAACCGCTGA
- a CDS encoding DinB family protein: MTEVQRPSLTAGERAQLIGWLDLQRSFVRMKCTGLGEEDAHRKVLPTSPLMTPAGLVAHLRWVEYSWFQLGLAGVPDTGQTPWKEGAHVDAEMFVDDVPLAQLLDEYDEECRRSNETIADLPLEFVEKGQPAEKAASLRYVLCHMIEETARHVGHLDIIRELLDGATGYTKPN, from the coding sequence ATGACCGAAGTACAACGTCCGTCCCTGACCGCCGGAGAGCGCGCTCAGTTGATCGGATGGCTCGACCTGCAGCGTTCCTTCGTCCGGATGAAGTGCACCGGGCTCGGCGAGGAAGATGCCCACCGCAAGGTTCTGCCCACCTCACCGTTGATGACCCCGGCCGGTCTCGTCGCCCACCTGCGCTGGGTCGAGTACTCGTGGTTCCAGCTGGGTCTCGCCGGCGTCCCGGACACGGGTCAGACCCCGTGGAAGGAGGGCGCGCACGTGGACGCCGAGATGTTCGTCGACGACGTCCCGCTCGCCCAGCTCCTCGACGAGTACGACGAGGAGTGCCGCCGGTCGAACGAGACCATCGCCGACCTCCCGCTCGAGTTCGTCGAGAAGGGTCAGCCGGCGGAGAAGGCGGCCTCGTTGCGGTACGTGCTGTGCCACATGATCGAGGAGACCGCGCGGCATGTCGGCCATCTCGACATCATCCGCGAGCTGCTCGACGGAGCGACCGGGTACACCAAGCCGAACTGA
- a CDS encoding TetR/AcrR family transcriptional regulator, whose protein sequence is MREPSVRRYSGRSVEEWKAARRERLLAAALELFGTEGYPATSVERLCTQAKVSTRHFYHEFQNKEAVLLAVHAQVIELAVRSTGDALRRTADRPVRERITAAVDSYLRTIMADLRRARISFVEVVGTSPAVEEQRIAFRELLIGNVRDLGDTAVERGEIKRKDFRFLALAFFGAVNTVVYDWMLAEPRPPEQKVQKSLRDLAVQLITA, encoded by the coding sequence ATGAGGGAACCCTCCGTACGCCGTTATTCCGGGCGGTCAGTCGAGGAGTGGAAGGCCGCGCGCCGGGAACGGTTGCTGGCCGCTGCGCTCGAGCTCTTCGGGACCGAAGGATATCCGGCGACATCCGTGGAACGCCTGTGTACACAGGCGAAAGTGTCGACCCGGCACTTCTACCACGAGTTCCAGAACAAGGAAGCCGTGCTGCTCGCAGTCCATGCGCAGGTGATCGAGTTGGCGGTCCGGAGCACCGGAGATGCGCTCCGCCGGACCGCCGACCGACCGGTCCGGGAGCGGATCACGGCGGCCGTCGACTCGTACCTGCGAACGATCATGGCCGACCTCCGCCGGGCGCGGATCTCGTTCGTCGAGGTGGTCGGCACCAGCCCGGCGGTCGAGGAGCAGCGGATCGCGTTCCGGGAGCTGTTGATCGGCAACGTCCGCGACCTCGGCGACACCGCGGTGGAGCGCGGTGAGATCAAGCGCAAGGACTTCCGGTTCCTGGCGCTGGCGTTCTTCGGTGCGGTGAACACCGTCGTCTACGACTGGATGCTGGCCGAACCGCGGCCGCCGGAGCAGAAGGTGCAGAAGTCGCTGCGGGACCTTGCGGTGCAGTTGATCACGGCCTAG